A part of Candidatus Omnitrophota bacterium genomic DNA contains:
- a CDS encoding dipeptide epimerase, whose protein sequence is MGLWMKFPDGYGVGPMPEISKIEIFKTNLPFKHSFKHSLKSRNDSESIFVKVILDNGITGFGESLPRSYVTGNTQDSVFKNLSDSAGKLIGTRLDDNIESINFIKSLEGLEGEARCAVEIALLDSLGKICSKPVSAFLADVVNTKFVYSMIIPTVSAFKTGLICLFAKVQGYEFIKVKVGADTDVQRVKLCRKILPKADIRIDANGVWDSAKTALGMIQRLRPFKISCIEQPTPKDDLEAMQEVADFCAEPVMADESLCTRQDALKLAQSRVCDMFNVRLSKCGGIFRSLDIMDIARNHEMSCQIGCLVGESGILSAAGRHIASVAKNIVYFEGSYSRFLLKEDIVEEDLTPARSVGYTLKGAGLGVTVKEDILRKYSKESLLIGQK, encoded by the coding sequence ATGGGGTTATGGATGAAATTTCCGGATGGATATGGGGTAGGTCCAATGCCTGAAATATCAAAAATAGAGATCTTCAAGACAAACTTGCCTTTTAAGCATTCCTTCAAACATTCACTTAAATCAAGAAACGACAGCGAGAGTATATTTGTAAAAGTTATACTGGATAACGGCATAACCGGTTTCGGGGAGAGTCTGCCCAGAAGTTATGTTACGGGCAATACGCAGGATTCTGTATTTAAAAATTTAAGTGATTCCGCCGGAAAGCTTATAGGAACCAGGCTTGATGATAACATAGAATCCATTAATTTTATAAAGAGCCTTGAGGGGCTGGAGGGCGAAGCGCGCTGCGCGGTAGAAATAGCGCTGCTCGATTCTCTTGGAAAAATTTGCTCTAAGCCGGTATCGGCATTTTTGGCAGATGTGGTAAACACGAAATTTGTCTATAGCATGATAATTCCTACCGTATCGGCGTTTAAAACAGGCCTTATATGCTTATTTGCCAAGGTCCAGGGGTATGAATTTATAAAGGTGAAAGTAGGGGCGGATACAGATGTACAGAGGGTGAAGCTCTGCAGGAAGATATTGCCGAAGGCGGATATAAGAATTGACGCCAATGGCGTGTGGGATTCAGCAAAGACCGCGCTTGGGATGATTCAAAGATTGCGCCCCTTTAAAATATCGTGCATAGAGCAGCCTACGCCAAAAGACGATCTTGAAGCGATGCAGGAAGTGGCGGATTTTTGCGCCGAGCCGGTAATGGCGGATGAGTCTCTATGTACCAGGCAGGATGCCTTGAAGCTTGCCCAATCCAGAGTTTGCGATATGTTCAATGTGAGGCTCTCGAAATGCGGAGGAATATTCAGGTCATTGGATATTATGGATATAGCCCGCAACCACGAGATGTCTTGTCAGATAGGCTGTCTTGTAGGCGAATCCGGCATTTTGTCGGCAGCCGGAAGGCACATCGCAAGTGTTGCCAAAAATATCGTTTATTTTGAGGGTTCCTATTCGAGATTTTTGCTTAAAGAAGATATTGTGGAAGAAGATTTGACACCTGCCAGGAGCGTCGGATATACTCTAAAAGGGGCCGGGTTGGGTGTGACTGTGAAAGAAGATATCTTGAGGAAGTATTCAAAAGAAAGCCTTTTGATAGGCCAGAAATGA
- a CDS encoding NAD-dependent epimerase/dehydratase family protein produces the protein MKNLITGATGFVGSHIAERLIKEGEEVITLVRKTSKTDFLKNIGAKFAYGDINDVDSIKDAMRGIDIVYHSAALADEWISPKQARRVNVDGTRNLLNCALEAKVKRFVFISSLAVLGMRDHHGTNADAPYHKTGDSYIDTKIDSEQLVMGYYKKYGLPVTVVRPGFVFGPRDNKLIPRLSDRLGKKQFMFVGSGKNKINSVYVENLTDAIILAARSDKAIGQKYNVTNDSGMTLEDLVFKIVDIWKFDKPKKHIPKAMAYLVCHVLTAIARLTKAKEPPYITKTRIKFLCLNLDFDIAKTRNDLGYVPRVSIEDGLRRTKEWMQKKG, from the coding sequence ATGAAAAATCTCATAACGGGCGCTACGGGTTTTGTAGGAAGTCATATCGCGGAAAGGCTCATCAAGGAGGGCGAAGAGGTTATAACGCTGGTCAGAAAGACCAGCAAGACAGATTTTTTAAAGAACATAGGCGCAAAGTTCGCTTACGGAGATATTAATGATGTAGATTCGATAAAAGACGCGATGAGAGGCATAGATATAGTCTATCACAGCGCTGCGCTCGCCGATGAATGGATATCGCCCAAGCAAGCCCGCCGCGTCAATGTTGATGGGACGAGAAATTTACTCAATTGCGCGCTGGAAGCGAAAGTAAAAAGATTTGTATTCATAAGCAGCCTCGCTGTTCTCGGGATGAGAGATCACCATGGAACAAACGCTGATGCTCCATATCATAAAACGGGCGACAGTTATATCGATACCAAGATAGATTCCGAACAGCTCGTTATGGGTTACTACAAAAAATATGGTTTGCCGGTTACCGTGGTAAGGCCCGGGTTTGTATTCGGCCCGAGAGACAATAAGCTGATACCGCGTCTTTCCGACAGGCTCGGAAAAAAGCAGTTTATGTTTGTCGGCAGCGGCAAGAACAAGATAAATTCCGTTTATGTCGAAAACCTCACAGACGCGATAATACTTGCCGCCAGAAGCGACAAGGCGATAGGTCAGAAGTATAATGTTACCAATGACAGCGGCATGACGCTGGAAGACCTGGTATTCAAAATCGTTGATATCTGGAAGTTCGACAAGCCCAAAAAGCATATTCCCAAAGCCATGGCTTATCTGGTATGCCATGTACTTACCGCCATCGCGCGCCTCACAAAGGCCAAAGAGCCGCCTTATATTACAAAGACGCGTATAAAATTTTTGTGTTTAAACCTTGATTTCGATATTGCGAAAACAAGAAATGACCTCGGCTATGTTCCGCGAGTTTCGATAGAAGATGGTTTAAGAAGAACCAAAGAATGGATGCAGAAGAAAGGATAG
- a CDS encoding alpha/beta fold hydrolase, producing the protein MDVRVGQFTSEDNLGLYYNYWPVQDNRAPVAVYLHGLESHMGWFFNLAESLNSRGINVYAFDRRGSGINKESCKSFCPRYILSDVKTFLDLVKQDHPDSKIFLVGLCLGGKIAVSFASLYQNYVDGLVLVSPSLKSKLKFSPFEILSILFRPNSTLKIPIEDRMFTSNEKYLKHIKVDPMRLHYIPAQHLLEIAKMDRFVKAALRNLRLPVLLMLAGIDEIIDTGSIKKWYEKLPSQDKTIKIYEDFYHLLTFEEKADGVMDEISGWIWGRSNA; encoded by the coding sequence TTGGATGTCAGGGTAGGACAATTTACATCTGAAGATAATTTAGGCCTATACTATAATTACTGGCCGGTTCAGGATAATCGGGCCCCTGTCGCGGTATATCTTCACGGCCTGGAAAGCCATATGGGCTGGTTTTTTAATCTCGCCGAATCTTTGAATTCAAGAGGTATTAACGTATATGCTTTTGACAGGCGCGGCTCCGGTATTAACAAAGAAAGTTGTAAGAGCTTCTGTCCCAGATATATATTAAGCGACGTAAAAACATTTCTGGACCTTGTGAAGCAGGACCATCCGGACAGCAAGATATTCCTGGTGGGCCTTTGCCTGGGCGGGAAGATAGCTGTAAGCTTCGCCTCTTTATATCAAAATTATGTCGATGGCCTGGTGCTGGTATCCCCGTCGCTTAAAAGTAAACTTAAATTTTCGCCTTTTGAAATATTGTCAATATTATTCAGGCCCAACAGCACGCTCAAAATACCCATCGAAGACAGGATGTTTACCTCAAACGAAAAATATCTTAAGCATATCAAAGTGGATCCTATGAGGCTTCACTATATTCCGGCGCAGCACCTTCTTGAGATCGCAAAGATGGACAGGTTTGTGAAGGCAGCTTTGCGCAATCTTCGGCTTCCCGTCCTTCTTATGCTGGCCGGTATAGATGAAATAATAGATACTGGAAGCATAAAGAAGTGGTATGAAAAGCTGCCATCCCAAGATAAGACCATAAAGATATATGAGGACTTTTATCATCTATTGACCTTCGAGGAGAAGGCCGATGGGGTTATGGATGAAATTTCCGGATGGATATGGGGTAGGTCCAATGCCTGA
- a CDS encoding GH3 auxin-responsive promoter family protein translates to MNALSLLVKMRAFAADKFDKKTKNPLSAQKEFLLNMLYSNRDTVFGKEHKFSEIKTIDDFQKNVPVRNYEGLRPYIKKMMEGSDGILVKDKVIFYGITSGTTSIPKFIPVTKKSRRQKSAVMNLWLYHLLKKHPEALDGKSFIVSSPAVEGYAESGVPYGSESGDAYRHMPSFISKHYALPYEVFCIKDYEARYYTMLRIGIEADVTNVGTMNPLTILVLCQKIEKYVKEIIEDIRNGTLNSALNIDTDIRKALEKKLRPNISRAAQLEKLFIEKGALVPKDFWPNMALIECWTGGTVGLYLKEVIKYFSEDISVRDFGFLATEARCSVPVSDNGPSGILTITSNFYEFMPEEDIEKESPRYLTVEKLEKGKRYYIIFTTTGGLYRYNIDDIVKVIGSYNATPVIEFIQKGKNVSSATGEKLYESQIISAIHKAKEITGVNVEFFCCCLECQIPPKYSFLIEFTSDPGHSQKKNFLNVVEDNLGKINIEYKSKRLSQRLGDPNLKVLEKGSFEKFRRARLSALQHDSQFKATHLRCDFKIPPEFKIIEEIAL, encoded by the coding sequence ATGAATGCGCTAAGCCTTCTTGTAAAGATGCGTGCTTTTGCGGCGGATAAATTCGATAAAAAGACGAAAAACCCGCTATCCGCGCAGAAGGAGTTTTTGCTAAATATGCTGTATAGCAACAGAGATACGGTTTTTGGCAAAGAACATAAGTTTTCCGAAATTAAAACCATAGACGATTTCCAAAAGAATGTTCCCGTCCGCAATTATGAGGGCTTAAGGCCGTACATAAAGAAGATGATGGAGGGCTCTGACGGCATTCTTGTAAAGGATAAGGTAATATTTTACGGCATCACCTCCGGCACCACCAGTATCCCTAAATTTATCCCTGTCACGAAAAAATCCCGCAGACAAAAATCCGCGGTTATGAATTTATGGCTTTATCACTTGCTTAAGAAACATCCCGAAGCGCTTGACGGTAAATCATTTATTGTCTCAAGCCCCGCGGTGGAAGGCTACGCCGAATCGGGCGTGCCGTATGGCTCCGAATCCGGGGACGCTTACAGGCACATGCCGTCTTTTATCAGCAAGCATTATGCGCTTCCCTACGAGGTTTTCTGCATTAAGGACTATGAAGCGCGATACTATACGATGTTAAGGATAGGCATAGAGGCGGACGTTACAAATGTAGGCACTATGAATCCTCTTACTATACTTGTCCTTTGCCAGAAGATAGAAAAATATGTCAAAGAAATTATCGAAGATATAAGAAATGGTACTCTAAATAGCGCGTTAAACATCGACACCGATATACGTAAAGCGCTGGAGAAAAAATTGAGGCCCAACATTTCAAGGGCCGCCCAATTAGAGAAGTTGTTTATTGAGAAGGGGGCCCTCGTTCCTAAGGACTTTTGGCCTAATATGGCCCTTATCGAATGCTGGACAGGCGGCACTGTAGGGTTGTACTTAAAAGAGGTGATAAAATATTTTTCTGAAGATATAAGCGTGCGCGACTTCGGATTTTTGGCGACCGAAGCGCGTTGTTCCGTGCCTGTATCCGATAATGGCCCGAGCGGCATATTGACCATAACATCCAATTTTTATGAGTTTATGCCCGAAGAGGATATCGAGAAGGAAAGCCCGCGGTATTTGACAGTCGAAAAATTGGAGAAGGGCAAAAGATACTACATTATATTTACGACGACAGGAGGGCTGTACCGCTATAATATAGACGATATAGTAAAAGTTATAGGATCTTACAATGCCACGCCTGTTATAGAATTTATACAGAAAGGCAAGAACGTCTCCTCCGCCACAGGCGAAAAACTGTACGAAAGCCAAATCATAAGCGCGATACACAAGGCGAAAGAGATTACCGGTGTCAATGTGGAATTCTTTTGCTGCTGCCTGGAATGCCAGATACCTCCTAAATATTCTTTTCTGATAGAGTTTACATCTGATCCCGGCCATTCACAGAAGAAGAACTTTTTAAACGTTGTCGAAGACAACCTCGGCAAGATAAACATAGAGTACAAGTCGAAACGCCTTTCACAGCGGCTGGGTGACCCCAACCTGAAAGTTTTGGAAAAAGGTTCCTTTGAAAAGTTCAGAAGAGCGCGTTTGTCGGCATTGCAGCATGACAGCCAGTTTAAAGCAACTCACTTAAGATGCGACTTTAAGATCCCGCCGGAATTTAAAATCATCGAGGAAATAGCACTTTAA
- a CDS encoding MFS transporter: protein MEDHIITDKGKQNWLITIVSLTVFMFTLDYSMLNISLPVIANFYGANIGIVSRLPLAYLLVVTSTVLLFGRLGDIASFKKIFVWGLGVFIAGTFICGLAPTLNTLLAFRIFQCLGEAMFSPMGIAIVTTFLPDSAKGKALGLMATAQGLGFCLGPILGGFINDHIGWHNIFFVNIPVGILALMAALKVIPSNQPMPESKRVDLPGAVLIFISLSTLIFALNSIAKLGLKNNIIISCFVVSAAAMGIFIMTEKRTSSPILDLSLFRNPDFTFATISALCTVFVYMGLIFLLPFYFSMVRGMDIVHSGLLLMIPAIMVVIFAPIAGKISDMIGSRLICSAGIGLTTLAFLIFSILTPKSPVICVIPSLILAGVAIGFFLPANNKLVMVHAPSDKQGMASAVYKILNSIGGVFGIAILPLVLMSKIYKTAALEHVNIAAARHSPEILIAGFNAAFQFAMFVCVAGLAATIMAKDKK, encoded by the coding sequence ATGGAAGATCATATAATTACGGATAAAGGTAAGCAGAATTGGCTTATAACTATCGTTTCTTTGACCGTATTTATGTTCACTCTGGATTACAGCATGCTGAACATATCGCTTCCTGTCATAGCCAATTTTTATGGGGCCAATATCGGTATTGTTTCCCGCCTGCCTCTTGCATATCTATTGGTAGTTACGAGCACGGTTTTACTATTCGGCAGGCTTGGCGATATCGCAAGCTTCAAAAAGATATTTGTCTGGGGCCTTGGGGTATTTATAGCGGGAACATTTATTTGCGGCCTCGCGCCTACATTAAATACACTTTTAGCATTTAGGATATTTCAGTGTCTCGGTGAAGCTATGTTCAGCCCTATGGGCATAGCCATCGTGACGACATTTCTTCCGGATAGCGCCAAGGGCAAAGCGCTCGGGTTAATGGCTACCGCCCAAGGTTTAGGTTTCTGTCTCGGGCCCATACTGGGTGGATTTATAAATGACCACATCGGCTGGCATAATATATTCTTTGTAAATATCCCCGTAGGAATATTGGCTCTTATGGCCGCGCTCAAAGTCATACCTTCCAATCAGCCTATGCCGGAATCGAAACGCGTAGATCTTCCCGGAGCGGTACTGATTTTTATTTCGTTATCAACTTTAATTTTCGCGCTGAATTCTATCGCGAAATTGGGATTGAAAAATAATATCATAATATCGTGCTTTGTGGTTTCCGCGGCGGCAATGGGAATTTTTATAATGACTGAAAAGAGGACCTCAAGCCCTATACTCGATCTGTCGCTTTTTCGCAATCCGGACTTTACATTCGCCACAATTTCCGCGCTATGTACCGTATTCGTTTATATGGGGCTGATATTTCTGCTGCCGTTTTATTTTAGCATGGTCAGGGGTATGGATATCGTGCACTCGGGACTTTTGCTTATGATACCGGCGATAATGGTGGTTATCTTTGCCCCTATAGCCGGCAAGATATCGGATATGATTGGTTCCAGGCTGATCTGCTCGGCCGGCATAGGCCTGACAACTTTGGCATTTTTGATATTTTCTATCCTTACGCCCAAGTCGCCTGTTATATGCGTGATTCCCTCGCTGATACTGGCCGGAGTCGCGATAGGATTTTTTCTCCCCGCGAATAATAAGCTTGTTATGGTCCATGCGCCTTCAGACAAACAGGGCATGGCATCGGCCGTGTATAAGATACTTAACAGCATAGGCGGCGTATTTGGCATAGCCATACTGCCGCTCGTCCTTATGAGCAAAATTTATAAGACAGCGGCCCTTGAACATGTGAATATAGCCGCGGCCAGACATTCACCCGAAATATTGATAGCCGGATTTAACGCGGCGTTCCAATTTGCCATGTTTGTATGCGTGGCGGGCCTGGCAGCAACGATTATGGCAAAGGACAAAAAATAA